Below is a genomic region from Campylobacter showae CSUNSWCD.
CATATTTTTTACCCAATATTTCATAAATTTTATGTAAGATCTTATTATCGTCGGCTATGATCTCAATACCAACTCTATCTAGGCTTTGCCCACTATTTAATTTGGTGGCTATTTGGTTTATGTTTTGTCCTTGTCTAGATAGCTCAATTAGAAGTTCCCTTATAATTGGTGCATAAATCTGCTTAGACAACATAGCTCTTAGGGCAAATTTTGAGAAAGTTAGGCCACTTTCTTGTAATTTA
It encodes:
- a CDS encoding plasmid mobilization protein, translating into MTKRLRLSNAEWLVINNKLQESGLTFSKFALRAMLSKQIYAPIIRELLIELSRQGQNINQIATKLNSGQSLDRVGIEIIADDNKILHKIYEILGKKYVS